The nucleotide window ATCTAATTTTTCACGATTATGATGGTTATAAATAAATGTTTTACCTTCTGCTTCGTGTTGTTTTCTGTGAGCATCCAAGGCTTCGGCAGTATCAAATGCATAATAAGCATTATCTGATTCAATCAATTGATCTGCATATTGTTTGTAAAGATGTTTTCTTTCGCTTTGTCTGTATGGTCCAAATTTTTCATTTTTTCCAACCGTTTCTTCAGGTGAAATCCCCAACCATTCAAGGGATTCCATTATATATTCTTCGGCTCCTGGCACAAATCTATTTTGGTCAGTATCTTCTATTCGTAAATAAAAGGTTCCACCATTTTTCTTTGCAAATAAATAATTAAATAAAGCGGTACGTACGCCGCCAATATGTAAAGGTCCTGTAGGACTTGGTGCAAAACGCACACGAACTGGTTTAGACATTTTTGTAATTTTTTTGCAAATATACGATTTTCAGTTCGTCCATTTATTTAGTCTCAGATTCAAAAAAGAAATACCGCAAATTCGCAAATTATTAAGTGCGGTTTCTGATTTAATTTGCGAATTTGCGGTTAATTTTTTCACCTTATCTTTCTGATTTGGATTATTAAGTGATTTACTTTTTAATATTATGCTTTATTTATCTATCTGTAAACGTTAAAATTATTACTTTTATTGGTTATTAAATTAATATAGTAATTTTGGAAAAGTCAAATTCTATACATCAAAAGTTAGAAGCTTTTATAAAGAAGTATTATACAAATGAATTGATTCGGGGGATATTATTTTTTATTGGCCTCGGTTTAATTTATTTTCTATTTACGCTCTTTATAGAGTACTTTCTTTGGTTACAACCAAAGGGAAGAACTTTTTTGTTTTGGGGTTTCATAGCTGTGGAAGTCTTTTTATTACTACGTTTTATTCTTTTTCCAATATTCAAAATATTAAAATTTCAAAAAGGAATCGATTATACACAGGCTTCAATCATCATTGGAAATCATTTTTCAGAAGTAAATGATACTTTAACTAATTATTTACAGCTTGCAAAATCTGATTTTTCAGCGTATAATTCAGAACTTTTATTAGCATCTATTGAACAAAAAGCAAATGCTTTGCGACCAATTCCTTTTGGAAAAGCAATCGATTTTGGTACAAACAGAAAGTATTTGCCTTTGGCTATTTTGCCAATTGTACTTTTATTATTCTTTTTCATTTCTGGAAATAGTAATATTATTTCTCAGAGTTTCGATAGGGTAGTGCATTTCAATTCGGCATTTATTCCGCCGGCTCCATTCAAATTTGTTGTTCAAAATCAAAATTTGGTTACAGAGCAAGGAAAGGATTTTGTTTTAAAAATTAAATCCGAAGGTGCTGTGGTACCAGATAATGTGATGATTTTTCTTGGTGACGAAAGTTATTTCCTTGAGACAATTCGTCCCGGAGAATTTCAATTCAAGATTACTAAACCTATAAATAACGTTTCTTTTCATCTGGAGGCAAACAAAGTTGTTTCACCCGATTTTGAACTGAAAGTGGTGGCTGTTCCAACGATTTCAAATTTTGAGATGACCTTTGTTTATCCTTCTTATTTAAAATTAAAGAACACTGTTGTAAAAGGAACCGGCAATGGCATAATTCCTGAAGGAACTCAAGTTACTTGGCGAATGAATACTAATGCTACTCAAAAAGTGATCTTGATTAATGATTCTCAGACTTTTCCATTTGCTAAAAGTGAAAACACTTTTAATTTTTCAAAAAATATAGTTCAAAATACAGAATATCAAATAATTACATCAAATAAAGAAGTGAAAAACTTCGAAAAACTCAATTATCAGCTAAATGTTGTAAGGGATCAGTTTCCAACGATTAATATCACTAAAGCACCTGATAGTTTAGGGGTCGAAAGTTCTTATTTTGTTGGTCAAGTTGGAGATGATTATGGTTTGTCTAAGTTACAGATTGTGTATTATGAATCTGGAAAACCTACCAATGCCAAACGTGGAACAATCCTGGTTAAGCATGAAACTTTTGATCAATTTGTTTTTAATTTTCCAGGTAATCTTGATTTGGAAAAAGGTGTTAATTATGACTTTTATTTTGAGGTTTTTGATAATGATGCAATTCATCATTTCAAAAGTTCTCGCTCTACTGTTTTTTCAAGTAGAATTTTATCGGATGTAGAAAAACAAAATAACGCATTTCAGGAACAAAATAATGCTATAAATGGTTTGCAAAAAACATTATTTAAACAAGATAAACAGTTTTCAGAGATTGAAAAAATCCAACAAACGAATAAAGAAAAAGAAGGTTTAGATTTTAATGAACGCCAAAAGGTTAATAATTTCATTAAACAGCAACAACAACAGAATGAATTGATGAAGGAGTTTGCCAGCAAAATGAAAAACAATCTTGATAAATCTAATCCTCAGCAAAAGGATGAGACCAAAGAATTATTGCAAAAACGCCTTGAGAATACAGAAAAAGAATTAGATAAAAACAAAAAATTACTTGATGAACTTAATGAGTTAAACAATAAAATTCAGGATGAAAATTTTGAAGAAAAACTCGAACAATTTAAACAAAACAGTAAAAGTCAAAATAAGAATTTGGCACAATTAGTTGAGTTAACTAAGCGTTATTATGTAGAGAAAAAGGCCGAACAAATTGCTGATAAATTAGATAAATTATCTCAGAAAGAAGATAAGTTATCCGAGAATGAAAAAGAAAATTCTGCTCAAGAACAAAAGAAATTAACAGATGAATTTGAAAGTATCCAAGATGAATTAAAAAAATTGGATAAAGACAACGAAGATTTGAAATCTCCAATTGATATTCCGTCAGATTCAGACAAGGAAAAAAGTATCAAAGAGGATCTTAATAAAGCCAATTCTGAACTGCAAAATAACAATAAACCAAAGGCAAAACCAAGTCAAAAAAGTGCGTCCAAGAAGATGAAAGAAATGTCTAAGTCTATGAGTACCGCTTTGGAACAAGGTGGTAAAGATCAAATAGAGGAAGATGTTAAGATGTTGCGTCAGATATTAGATAATTTGTTGACCTATTCCTTTTCTCAGGAAGATGTTATGAATCAATTCAAGGCTACAAAATCAGGCTCTCCATCGTTTAGTAAATACATTCGAAATCAGCAAAATTTAAAAACGCAATTTAAGCATGTTGATGATAGTCTTTTTGCGTTGTCTTTGCGTCAACCTAAAATAGCCGAATCTGTTACAAAAGAAGTTGCCAATGTTCAATATAATATTGATAAATCGCTTGATAGTTTTACCGAATCGCAATGGCAAAGAGGTTTATTGCAACAGCAATATGCAATATCTTCTGCTAATAAATTAGCTGATTTATTAAGTGATTCTTTGAATAATATGCAAATGCAAATGTCTGGAAGCAGTAGTGGGGGCAAACCAAAATCAGGACAAGGTTCAGGTATGCAATTGCCTGATATTATTAAAAAGCAAGGTGAATTAAATGATAAAATGAAGCAAGGTATGAAACCCGGCAATAAACCTGGTGAAGGAAGTAAACTTGGCGATAGTCAAAACAAAGGTTCACAATCTGGCAAAGGCCAAGGTCAGAATGGAGACTCTGACGGCGATGGTGAAGGAGATGCTAAAGCCACAATGGACATTTACAAAGAGCAAAAACAATTGCGCGAAGCACTGCAGGAAGAGTTAAGTAAAAAAGGTTTGGGTAATAACGGCCAGAACGCTTTGGAACAAATGAAGCAATTAGAAAAACAATTATTGAATAAAGGTTTTAATAACGAAACGCTTCAGAGAACTAATAATATTAAGCAGGAATTGTTGAAATTAGAGACCGCCATTCGTTTACAAGGTGAAGACCCTAAACGCCAGTCTGAAACAAATACTAAGAGTTTTACTAATCAAGTGAGTCCTTTGCCTAAGTCACTTTCAGATTATTTGAATAGCATAGAAATATTAAATAGACAATCGTTACCTTTGCGCTCGAATTTTAATCAAAAAGTTCAAGTTTATT belongs to Flavobacterium gilvum and includes:
- a CDS encoding DUF4175 family protein is translated as MEKSNSIHQKLEAFIKKYYTNELIRGILFFIGLGLIYFLFTLFIEYFLWLQPKGRTFLFWGFIAVEVFLLLRFILFPIFKILKFQKGIDYTQASIIIGNHFSEVNDTLTNYLQLAKSDFSAYNSELLLASIEQKANALRPIPFGKAIDFGTNRKYLPLAILPIVLLLFFFISGNSNIISQSFDRVVHFNSAFIPPAPFKFVVQNQNLVTEQGKDFVLKIKSEGAVVPDNVMIFLGDESYFLETIRPGEFQFKITKPINNVSFHLEANKVVSPDFELKVVAVPTISNFEMTFVYPSYLKLKNTVVKGTGNGIIPEGTQVTWRMNTNATQKVILINDSQTFPFAKSENTFNFSKNIVQNTEYQIITSNKEVKNFEKLNYQLNVVRDQFPTINITKAPDSLGVESSYFVGQVGDDYGLSKLQIVYYESGKPTNAKRGTILVKHETFDQFVFNFPGNLDLEKGVNYDFYFEVFDNDAIHHFKSSRSTVFSSRILSDVEKQNNAFQEQNNAINGLQKTLFKQDKQFSEIEKIQQTNKEKEGLDFNERQKVNNFIKQQQQQNELMKEFASKMKNNLDKSNPQQKDETKELLQKRLENTEKELDKNKKLLDELNELNNKIQDENFEEKLEQFKQNSKSQNKNLAQLVELTKRYYVEKKAEQIADKLDKLSQKEDKLSENEKENSAQEQKKLTDEFESIQDELKKLDKDNEDLKSPIDIPSDSDKEKSIKEDLNKANSELQNNNKPKAKPSQKSASKKMKEMSKSMSTALEQGGKDQIEEDVKMLRQILDNLLTYSFSQEDVMNQFKATKSGSPSFSKYIRNQQNLKTQFKHVDDSLFALSLRQPKIAESVTKEVANVQYNIDKSLDSFTESQWQRGLLQQQYAISSANKLADLLSDSLNNMQMQMSGSSSGGKPKSGQGSGMQLPDIIKKQGELNDKMKQGMKPGNKPGEGSKLGDSQNKGSQSGKGQGQNGDSDGDGEGDAKATMDIYKEQKQLREALQEELSKKGLGNNGQNALEQMKQLEKQLLNKGFNNETLQRTNNIKQELLKLETAIRLQGEDPKRQSETNTKSFTNQVSPLPKSLSDYLNSIEILNRQSLPLRSNFNQKVQVYFNNK